Within Actinoplanes sp. L3-i22, the genomic segment GGACAGCACGCCGGTGGTGACGTCCAGCGGCCCGACCGCGAACAGCAGGTCGCCACCGCGGTCGGCGGCGAACAGCAGCATGCTCACCAGCACCCCGAACGCCGCGATCAGAAGCGGCCACGCGCGCCGCACGAGCACCGCCGGGCGGATCCCGAAGAACGGCAGCGCGACCAGTTCGACGGCGAGCGCGACCGCCGGCGTGACCGGGTCCAGCGTCACCACCAGCGGCATCGTGAAGAGCAGCGCGGCGCCCAGCTTGGCGACCGGATTGCGCCGCGCCAACGGCGCGCCGGTCCCCGCGACCGGCTCGACGACGAGACTCACGGGCGCGATCCGCGGAGCGGTCCGTCGAGAGGCCGCGGTTCGGCGGCGGGTCCGCCGATGGTCAAGGTCCGATTGGCGAGGGTACGGACGAAGTCCTCGTCGTGCGTGACCGCGACGATCCCGTGCCCGTCGTCCCGCAGCTCCGCCATCAGGTCGACCAGCTCCCGCCAGGTCCGCCGGTCCTGTCCGAACGTCGGCTCGTCCAGCACCAGCAGCCGCGGGGCGGTGGCCAGCGCGGTGGCCACGCTCAGCCGGCGCGCCTCCCCGCCGGAGAGGGTGTACGGATTGGCCGCCGCCAGCCGCTCCAGCCGCAGTCGTTGCAGCAGCTCGTCCACGGTCCGCCGGATCTCCGCCGGGGACTTCCGGAGCCGGCGCGGGCCGAGCGCCAGCTCGTCGGCGACCCGCCCGGTGACGAACTGGTGTTCCGGGTTCTGGAAGACCGACCCGATCCGCCCGGTCAGCGTGGTGGCCCGCCACCGGTGCGGCGGCCGCCGGTCGCCGAACCCGGTGACCCGCCCGGCGCTCGGCGCGAGCAGCCCGCCGAGCAGCAGCGCGAGCGTGGACTTGCCGGCGCCGTTGGGGCCGGTCACCGCCAGGACCTCGCCGGCCCGGACGGCAAGGGTGGTGGCGGGTAGCCGCTCGTGGACGGCCGCGTGCTCCGTCCGTACCAAATCGGCAGTGGAATTGAGCTGGACCGAGGCGACGCGGGACGCCGCGGGGAAACCCGGCACCCAGACGCCCTCCGCGGCGAGCTCGTCGCCGTAGGCGGCGAAGATCGACTCGGGCGTGCCGTCGGCCCGCACGCCGCCGCCCGGATCGAGCACCACCACCCGGTCCACCAGCGGCACCGCCTCGGCGACGCGGTGCTCGACGATGATCAGCGTGGTCTCCGGGCCGACCGCCGCGGCGATCGCGTCGCGGATCAGCGCGGCGCCGGGCGGGTCCAGGTTGGCGGTCGGCTCGTCGAGCAGCAGCAGGCCCGGGCGCAGCGCGAGCACGCCGGCGAGCGCCAGGCGCTGCGCCTCGCCGCCGGAGAGCGCGGCGGTCGGGCGGTCGAGGGGATAGGGGAAGCCGACGCTCCGCAGCGCCTCGTCGACCCGGGGCCAGATCTCGGCCCGGGGCACGCCGCGGTTCTCCAGGCCGAACGCCACGTCGTCGCCGGCGCGGGCCATCACCAGCTGGGTCTGCGGATCCTGGAACAGGACGCCGACCCGGTCGCGGGCCTTGCGCGGTTCGAGCCCGTCGATCTCGATGGCGCCCGCGGCCTCGCCGGAGTCCTCCGGCAGCAGCCCGGCCAGCGCGGCGAGGAGGGTGCTCTTGCCTGCCCCCGAGGGGCCGAGCAGGAGCACCCGTTCACCGTGCCGGATCCGCAGGTCCAGGCCGCGAACCGCCCAGGCGCGACGGCCCGCGTGCCGCCACCCGAACCCGTGCAGCTCAACCTCGGACATCGGTTAGATGAGCGCCCGTTCCCGGCCGGCCGGGAACCGGTCCAGGACGCCGGTCGGGGCCAGGGCCCGGACCAGCAGCCAGGCGCCGGCGCCGGCGATCACCGTGGCGCTGGCGACGGTGATCAGGGCGTACGGCACCCGGTAGTTCCAGAGCTCGTAGCTGTAGGTCCAGACGAACCAGTCGAAGACCGCGGCGACCAGCCCGGCCAGCGCGCCGGACAGCAGGCCCACCGGCAGCGTGAAGACCCGGTAGCGGAACAGCGCGAACGCCAGCTCCGCGCCGAGCCCCTGCGCGGCGCCCTGGAAGATCACCGTGGCGCCCCACTTGTTGCCGAGCAGCGCCGAGATCAGCGCGGCGACGGTCTCGGTGAAGAACGCGGCGCCCGGCTTGCGGATGATCAGGCCGCTGAGCACGGCCGGTAGGAACCACATGCCGTAGAGGACGGCCTGGGCCGGCGGGAAGAACAGGAAAGCGTTCTCGGTGGCGGCCCAGACGGCGTCCCAGGCCCAGAAGATGACGCCGAACGCGACGGCGATGACCGAGGCGATGACGATGTCTATCGTTCGCCAGCTGTTGTTGTTCATGGACGTGTGCCTCCCAGCGGGTACCGGGAGGAGACGCAATGGAGAAAAGACCGAACTTCCTGCGCTGGCATTACCCAGATCAGGTACGAGGGTCTGCGGCCTTCACCGCACTCTCAGCGCTGCGCGCTCCCCTGTCGGAAAACATGTGATGTGCTTCGATGACGCTAACACCTGGTGGATGCCGGGGCACAGGGAGGAATGATCGTATGGAGGTCAAGGCTCGGGGT encodes:
- a CDS encoding ECF transporter S component yields the protein MNNNSWRTIDIVIASVIAVAFGVIFWAWDAVWAATENAFLFFPPAQAVLYGMWFLPAVLSGLIIRKPGAAFFTETVAALISALLGNKWGATVIFQGAAQGLGAELAFALFRYRVFTLPVGLLSGALAGLVAAVFDWFVWTYSYELWNYRVPYALITVASATVIAGAGAWLLVRALAPTGVLDRFPAGRERALI
- a CDS encoding ABC transporter ATP-binding protein; its protein translation is MSEVELHGFGWRHAGRRAWAVRGLDLRIRHGERVLLLGPSGAGKSTLLAALAGLLPEDSGEAAGAIEIDGLEPRKARDRVGVLFQDPQTQLVMARAGDDVAFGLENRGVPRAEIWPRVDEALRSVGFPYPLDRPTAALSGGEAQRLALAGVLALRPGLLLLDEPTANLDPPGAALIRDAIAAAVGPETTLIIVEHRVAEAVPLVDRVVVLDPGGGVRADGTPESIFAAYGDELAAEGVWVPGFPAASRVASVQLNSTADLVRTEHAAVHERLPATTLAVRAGEVLAVTGPNGAGKSTLALLLGGLLAPSAGRVTGFGDRRPPHRWRATTLTGRIGSVFQNPEHQFVTGRVADELALGPRRLRKSPAEIRRTVDELLQRLRLERLAAANPYTLSGGEARRLSVATALATAPRLLVLDEPTFGQDRRTWRELVDLMAELRDDGHGIVAVTHDEDFVRTLANRTLTIGGPAAEPRPLDGPLRGSRP